A genomic stretch from Gemmatimonadota bacterium includes:
- a CDS encoding trypsin-like peptidase domain-containing protein, with translation MVQAADRIRVTLLDKRSYDARVVGRDPTTDVAVLKIAAHGLPSVRFGDSEQSRGCRALAQAGASIRAG, from the coding sequence GTGGTCCAGGCAGCGGACCGGATCCGAGTGACGTTGCTGGACAAGCGCAGCTACGACGCGCGGGTGGTCGGTCGCGATCCCACGACGGATGTAGCGGTCCTAAAGATTGCGGCGCATGGGCTCCCCAGCGTTCGGTTCGGCGATTCCGAGCAGTCTCGAGGTTGCCGAGCTCTCGCCCAGGCTGGCGCGTCAATTCGGGCTGGCTAA
- a CDS encoding PDZ domain-containing protein — protein MGSPAFGSAIPSSLEVAELSPRLARQFGLAKAGGVIVVRVDPLGPAYRKNVEPGDRLLALNRREVRSAREAHSLLRRVRSGEVVSLLFETPDGRSQIANLRLP, from the coding sequence ATGGGCTCCCCAGCGTTCGGTTCGGCGATTCCGAGCAGTCTCGAGGTTGCCGAGCTCTCGCCCAGGCTGGCGCGTCAATTCGGGCTGGCTAAGGCTGGCGGTGTCATCGTCGTTCGCGTCGATCCCCTCGGGCCGGCCTACCGCAAGAACGTGGAACCCGGCGACCGACTCCTGGCCCTGAACCGGCGCGAGGTCCGATCCGCCCGGGAAGCACATTCCCTGCTCCGGCGGGTCCGATCAGGAGAAGTAGTTTCGCTGCTCTTCGAGACGCCGGACGGCCGCAGCCAGATCGCCAACCTGCGCCTACCCTAG
- the tig gene encoding trigger factor, with the protein MAAKSSELSIAVDKPRTWARRLTITVPGERVERERQQAAQRLAQRIKLPGFRKGKVPTHVLERKYGAALEHEALERVLDATYREALAREGLQPITQAALDNVDYHAGSDLSFQVEFEIRPEIALQRLGGFRVKRERAPVSEADVEIVLERLRRDQAVWRPLDEEAPQSGDLVGFEVASTGAATGGTVAKPRPYQTVLGEGRVLPEIEAAVSSLRPGEAGEFTLPAAQAGGAEAQGAARPVRIRLIEAKRPELPPLDDELARSVGEFDTVAALREHIRLELEREADAEAERGVRRHLIEHILEANPVEVPNMMVDQYLKRIIRPREGADPERVAEMHQVARPGAEHALKRMLVIERVAEQQALRPGAEEVEARVEELARRGGRPAAEVKVQLRKTGQLAALEEELLEDKVFEFLKAQSTIE; encoded by the coding sequence ATGGCCGCCAAGTCATCCGAGCTGAGCATTGCCGTCGACAAGCCGCGCACCTGGGCGCGGCGGCTCACGATCACTGTGCCAGGCGAGCGGGTGGAGCGTGAGCGCCAGCAGGCGGCGCAGCGGCTGGCGCAGCGCATCAAGCTGCCCGGATTCCGCAAGGGGAAGGTCCCCACGCACGTTCTGGAGCGGAAGTATGGCGCGGCGCTCGAGCACGAAGCGCTGGAGCGGGTGCTGGATGCGACGTACCGGGAAGCGCTGGCACGCGAGGGGCTGCAGCCGATCACGCAGGCCGCGCTCGACAACGTCGATTACCACGCGGGCTCGGACCTGAGTTTCCAGGTCGAGTTCGAGATCCGGCCCGAGATCGCGCTGCAGCGGCTGGGCGGGTTCCGCGTGAAGCGCGAGCGGGCGCCGGTCAGCGAAGCGGACGTGGAGATCGTGCTGGAGCGCCTGCGCCGGGATCAGGCGGTGTGGCGGCCGCTCGACGAGGAGGCGCCGCAGTCGGGCGACCTGGTGGGCTTCGAGGTTGCGTCCACGGGCGCCGCTACCGGCGGTACTGTGGCGAAGCCACGGCCCTATCAGACAGTGCTGGGGGAGGGGCGCGTACTGCCGGAGATCGAAGCGGCCGTGAGCAGCTTGCGGCCGGGAGAAGCCGGCGAGTTCACGCTGCCGGCCGCGCAGGCCGGCGGCGCGGAAGCGCAGGGCGCGGCGCGGCCCGTCCGCATCCGCCTCATCGAGGCGAAGCGGCCGGAGCTGCCGCCGCTGGATGACGAGTTGGCGCGCAGCGTGGGCGAGTTCGATACGGTCGCTGCGCTGCGGGAGCATATCCGACTCGAGCTGGAGCGCGAGGCGGACGCGGAAGCGGAGCGCGGCGTGCGGCGTCATTTGATCGAGCATATCCTGGAGGCGAATCCGGTCGAGGTGCCGAACATGATGGTCGATCAGTACCTCAAGCGGATCATTCGCCCGCGGGAGGGGGCAGATCCGGAGCGGGTCGCCGAGATGCATCAGGTGGCCCGTCCGGGCGCCGAGCACGCGCTCAAGCGGATGCTGGTGATCGAGCGCGTCGCCGAGCAGCAGGCGCTCCGTCCCGGAGCAGAGGAGGTTGAGGCCCGGGTGGAGGAGCTGGCGCGGCGAGGCGGGCGCCCGGCGGCCGAGGTCAAGGTGCAGCTCCGAAAGACGGGGCAGCTTGCGGCGCTCGAGGAGGAGCTGTTGGAAGATAAGGTATTCGAGTTTCTGAAGGCGCAATCTACCATCGAATGA